The following proteins are co-located in the Mobula hypostoma chromosome 4, sMobHyp1.1, whole genome shotgun sequence genome:
- the nicol1 gene encoding neuropeptide-like protein C4orf48 homolog — MLTARFLGVVVLVAAAAAGFLAEADAESGTVIPAESRPCVDCHAFEFMQRALQDLKRTANNLNTRTDDLLLRVEKRALCDCLPSNL; from the exons ATGTTAACTGCTCGCTTCCTCGGGGTCGTCGTCCTTgtcgccgccgccgccgccggcTTCCTCGCAGAAGCTGATGCCGAGTCCGGCACCGTGATCCCAGCTGAAA GTCGtccctgtgttgattgtcatgCTTTTGAATTCATGCAGAGAGCACTGCAGGACTTGAAAAGAACTGCAAATAACTTGAATACAAGG ACCGATGATCTGCTCCTGAGAGTTGAAAAGCGGGCTTTATGTGATTGCTTGCCTTCAAACCTATAG